A section of the Saccharopolyspora gregorii genome encodes:
- a CDS encoding sulfatase family protein, whose amino-acid sequence MARSAGTTRIPVAVLLVLGVLLAGCARPVRTAAPASRPNVVVVMTDDQWLDSVRFMPNVQRLLGLGGATFDRYYASFPLCCPSRSTFLSGQLAHNNGVRHNAPPLGGYDALDEENALPVWMQRAGYTTSHIGKYPNGYGKSDETHVPPGWDEWRGSIDPTTYDMYGYRLNENGRLRTYGDPWVQDPAMYQTDVYRDKAIDFIDRRSAADDPFFLSVAFLAPHGENVHGAPDNGDFFRVGRGPRPALRHQGEFAAERPPYDASYGEQDVADKPEFLRDYPEISAATGTEITTSYRLRLESLLAVDEAVQRIVDALRANGELDDTYLMFVSDNGFFFGQHRVPTGKFLPHEAAAHVPLLLRGPGIAGGAHVPELSTNTDLTATITDIGGAEPTIPLDGRSLLPFARDPLLRTGRPLLHEAAEGALPDPVRPGAAGDGASALDVASGRAAGAGDLDQDGSASPPAPAKPRDDHSQVLDAAYEAIRTERYLYVRYVSGDHELYDLHVDPDELASKHDDARYAQVRAFLDRHLDALQGCRGAECARPIPAAPRPG is encoded by the coding sequence ATGGCCCGTTCCGCCGGAACCACCCGAATCCCGGTCGCCGTGCTGCTGGTTCTCGGCGTGCTGCTGGCGGGCTGCGCCCGTCCGGTGCGCACCGCCGCCCCCGCGAGCAGGCCGAACGTAGTCGTGGTGATGACCGACGACCAGTGGCTGGACAGCGTGCGGTTCATGCCGAACGTGCAGCGGCTGCTGGGGTTGGGCGGCGCCACGTTCGACCGGTACTACGCGTCGTTCCCGCTGTGCTGCCCCTCCCGCTCGACCTTCCTCAGTGGACAGTTGGCGCACAACAACGGGGTGCGGCACAACGCGCCGCCGCTCGGCGGCTACGACGCGCTGGACGAGGAGAACGCGTTGCCGGTGTGGATGCAGCGGGCCGGCTACACGACCTCGCACATCGGCAAGTACCCGAACGGCTACGGCAAGTCGGACGAGACGCACGTGCCACCGGGCTGGGACGAGTGGCGCGGCTCGATCGACCCGACCACCTACGACATGTACGGCTACCGGTTGAACGAGAACGGTCGGTTGCGCACCTACGGCGACCCGTGGGTGCAGGACCCGGCGATGTACCAGACCGACGTCTACCGGGACAAGGCGATCGACTTCATCGACCGGCGGTCGGCGGCGGACGACCCGTTCTTCCTGAGCGTGGCGTTCCTGGCCCCGCACGGGGAGAACGTGCACGGCGCCCCGGACAACGGCGACTTCTTCCGGGTCGGTCGTGGCCCGCGGCCCGCGCTGCGCCACCAGGGCGAGTTCGCCGCGGAACGGCCGCCGTACGACGCGTCCTACGGCGAGCAGGACGTGGCGGACAAGCCGGAGTTCCTCCGCGACTACCCGGAGATCTCGGCGGCCACCGGCACCGAGATCACCACCAGCTACCGGCTGCGCCTGGAATCGCTGCTGGCCGTGGACGAAGCGGTGCAGCGGATCGTCGACGCGCTGCGCGCCAACGGGGAGCTCGACGACACCTACCTGATGTTCGTGTCGGACAACGGTTTCTTCTTCGGCCAGCACCGCGTCCCGACCGGCAAGTTCCTGCCGCACGAGGCGGCGGCGCACGTGCCGCTGCTGCTGCGCGGGCCGGGCATCGCGGGCGGCGCGCACGTGCCGGAGCTGAGCACGAACACCGACCTCACCGCCACCATCACCGACATCGGCGGGGCGGAACCGACGATCCCGCTGGACGGGCGTTCACTGCTGCCGTTCGCCCGGGACCCGTTGCTGCGCACCGGAAGACCACTGCTGCACGAGGCCGCGGAAGGCGCGCTGCCCGACCCGGTGCGGCCGGGCGCGGCGGGCGACGGAGCGTCCGCGCTGGACGTGGCGTCGGGCCGGGCGGCCGGGGCAGGCGACCTGGACCAGGACGGTTCCGCATCACCGCCCGCGCCGGCGAAACCGCGCGACGACCACAGCCAGGTCCTCGACGCCGCCTACGAGGCGATCCGCACCGAACGCTACCTCTACGTCCGGTACGTCAGCGGCGACCACGAGCTCTACGACCTGCACGTGGACCCGGACGAACTGGCGTCGAAGCACGACGACGCCCGCTACGCGCAGGTGCGGGCGTTCCTCGACCGGCACCTCGACGCGCTGCAGGGCTGCCGCGGCGCGGAGTGCGCCCGGCCGATCCCGGCCGCACCACGACCCGGGTGA